The following are encoded together in the Lathyrus oleraceus cultivar Zhongwan6 chromosome 3, CAAS_Psat_ZW6_1.0, whole genome shotgun sequence genome:
- the LOC127129735 gene encoding uncharacterized protein LOC127129735, with protein MRRFGLGDRRAKCKDLGLIGGEAKYEDLGLGDRRAKCKDLGLIGGEAKCEDLGLGDRRAKCKDLGLIGGEAKCEDLGLGDIRAKCKDLGLIGGDAKCEDLSLIMEMMAKCKDLGLMMEMMAKCEDLGLMTGVFCQQNRAYN; from the coding sequence ATGCGAAGATTTGGGCTTGGGGATAGAAGGGCCAAATGCAAAGACTTGGGCTTGATAGGCGGAGAGGCCAAATACGAAGATTTGGGTTTGGGGGATAGAAGGGCCAAATGCAAAGACTTGGGCTTGATAGGCGGAGAGGCCAAATGCGAAGATTTGGGCTTGGGGGATAGAAGGGCCAAATGCAAAGACTTGGGCTTGATAGGCGGAGAGGCCAAATGCGAAGATTTGGGCTTGGGGGATATAAGGGCCAAATGCAAAGACTTGGGCTTGATAGGCGGAGATGCCAAATGCGAAGATTTGAGCTTGATAATGGAGATGATGGCCAAATGCAAAGACTTGGGCTTGATGATGGAGATGATGGCCAAATGCGAAGACTTGGGCTTGATGACGGGGGTGTTTTGCCAACAGAATAGGGCTTACAACTGA